In Phacochoerus africanus isolate WHEZ1 chromosome 2, ROS_Pafr_v1, whole genome shotgun sequence, one DNA window encodes the following:
- the NAIF1 gene encoding nuclear apoptosis-inducing factor 1, with protein sequence MAVPAKKRKMNFSEREVEIIVEELELKKHLLVNHFNAGVPLAAKSAAWHGILRRVNAVATCRRELPEVKKKWSDLKTEVRRKVAQVRAAVEGGEAPGPTEDDGAGGPGTGGGSGGGGPAVAPVLLTPMQQRICNLLGEATIISLPSTTEIHPVALGPTATAAAATVTLTQIPAETTYHTLEEGVVEYCTAEAPPPLPPEAPVEVMAPHADASVKPQALKSRIALNSAKLIQEQRVTNLHVKEIAQHLEQQNDLLQMIRRSQEVQACAQERQAQAMEGTQAALSVLIQVLRPMIKDFRRYLQSNMPTPATASDPGQVAQNGQPDGVIQ encoded by the exons ATGGCTGTCCCAGccaagaagaggaagatgaacTTCTCTGAGCGAGAGGTGGAGATCATCGTGGAGGAGTTGGAATTGAAGAAGCACCTGCTGGTGAACCACTTCAACGCCGGGGTCCCTCTGGCTGCCAAGAGCGCAGCATGGCATGGCATCCTGAGAAGGGTCAATGCCGTGGCCACCTGCCGCAGGGAGCTGCCCGAGGTCAAGAAAAAGTGGTCTGATCTCAAGACCGAGGTCCGTCGCAAGGTTGCCCAGGTCCGGGCGGCTGTGGAGGGTGGTGAGGCCCCAGGGCCCACTGAGGACGACGGAGCCGGTGGGCCTGGGACAGGTGGTGGCAGTGGCGGTGGTGGCCCAGCTGTAGCCCCCGTACTGCTCACCCCCATGCAAcaacgcatctgcaacctcctggGCGAGGCCACCATCATCAGCCTGCCCAGTACCACAGAGATCCACCCCGTGGCCCTTGgacccacagccactgcagccgCAGCCACAGTCACCCTGACACAGA TCCCGGCAGAGACCACCTACCACACGCTGGAGGAGGGAGTGGTGGAGTACTGCACGGCTGAGgcgcccccgcccctgccgcccGAGGCCCCCGTGGAGGTGATGGCCCCGCACGCTGACGCCTCGGTCAAGCCACAGGCGCTCAAGAGCCGCATAGCCCTCAACTCCGCCAAGCTGATCCAGGAGCAGCGGGTCACCAACCTGCACGTGAAGGAGATCGCCCAGCACCTGGAGCAGCAGAACGACCTGCTGCAGATGATCCGCCGCTCCCAGGAGGTCCAGGCCTGCGCCCAGGAGCGCCAGGCTCAGGCCATGGAGGGCACCCAGGCGGCCCTGAGCGTCCTCATCCAGGTCCTCCGGCCCATGATCAAAGATTTCCGCCGCTACCTGCAAAGCAACATGCCCACCCCTGCCACTGCCTCTGACCCTGGACAGGTGGCCCAGAACGGGCAGCCTGACGGCGTCATCCAGTGA